The Rhodococcus sp. B50 DNA window TACGACTCGCGGAAGAACGACAGTGAGTCGTGAACCTGCCCGAAAGCGTTGCTCGTCTGCATCACATCGCCGAGGGTCACCTGACCGGCGAACAGACGCGGTCCCTGTACGAGGAACGGGAAGATCACCGCGGTCTGGTTGACCGCCAAGTTGAAACCGTTGAACTTCAGTGTCCGGAACACGATGCGCCACCAGTTGCGGATCACCGCGGCGAACCGGGCGAGCAGGCCACCGCGTTCGACGCCCTCACCCCGGTAGAACGCGATCGATTCGCCGTACTCGCGTACCCGCACCAGGGCATAGCGGTAGGTCGCGCCGAGCTTCTCGTTCAGGAAGTTGAGCATGATCAGGGGGCGGCCGATCCAGAAGGCGACCGTCGTGGTGACGAGCACGTAGACGATCACGAGAAAGACCATTGCGCGCGGGATCTCGGTGCCGAAAATCGTGACCGGTCCAGACAGATCCCACAGGATGCCGGTGAAACTGACGATGGACAGCACTGCTGTCACCGCCCCCATCGACAGAACGCGTGTGGTCGTGACGAAATCCGTGATGTCGACCTGGATGCGTTGATCGGGGTTGTCGACCGGGGACGACACGAATCGATCCTTGTAGAAGGAGCCCGAGCCCAGCCAGTCGTCCACGAGCCGGTCGTTCAGATGTGTGCGCCACCGGATGTCGAGCGTCTGCCCGAGGAGGTAGTCGACCAGTGCTCGGACCACGTGGATCGCCGCCAGGATCGCGAAGACCCGCATGAAACGCCAGAAGGCCGACTCGTCCAGATTCTGGATCGCCGTGTAGAAATCGTTGTACCAATAGGAGAACAACACGCTCATCCGCACTGCGAACACCGTCAGCAACAGCACGATCGCGGCCAGGGCGGGACCACCCGTACCGTTGCGCGGGTCGAAATAGGAGGCGGCGATGCGCCACCACTGGCGGCCCCAGCGCGTGAATCGCACGATCACGACGATCACGGCGACGAAGACCAGGGCGGTGATTCCGAAGGCTTTCGCCGTCCACAGGATGCTGTCGACGACAACCGATCCCCAATTCAGCATCTCGGACCTCCGACACCTGCCAGTGGACGTCGATCCTTTCAAGGATCACCCCGCGCGGCGGTTGTGGGAATGCCCGGACGCCGAATCGCGTAGGTCGCTCCCGTGATCGGTCACTCCTCGTCCCCGCGATTGCGACGACGCCACTGCACGGCGGCCGTGAGCAATCGGATCCCGAGCGCCAGGAAGATCAGATTTGCGACCATCTGCACCGACACGACGGCTCGCGCGGTCTCGGTTACCGCGGAGATGTCCCCGAATCCCACCGTGGAGAAGACCGTCAGACAGAAGTACAGGGCATCGACGCGGGACAGTGGTTCGGTGAAGTTGTCCGGATGCGCCACGGACATGCGGAGGTAAAGGGTTGCGAAGACCACGAGATAGGCGGACACGATCGTGGTGAGTGCCTCGACGGCCTGGACCGCCGGGTACTCCGACGCGAGAATCCTGCGGATCTGCCACCAGCCGACCATCAGGACCGCAGTGCCGCCACCGACGAGCGTCAGGACCTCGGATGTGCTGCGGACATGCTCGACCGGAAACACGAAGTAGACGCTGACCAGCACGAAGGCGGTGAGCGTCGGACGTGCTATCGCGGTCAGGAGCAACCGTCTCCGCTCCCGCGGGTCCGGTATTCGCGGAGAATCGACCATGACGATGCCCGTTCCGGAATGGTGACTTTCGCCCCTACGGTATCGATCGGGTCGAGGCGACGATGGGAAGACCGGAGTATCCGATCCGGCCCGAAAGGTCGACGCGGAGCGGCGAAGCGTGGGGAGTCATCGATGACCGAACACAACCTGTGGGTTCGACCGATCGGCGAGGTGGGTGCCACCGATGCGCCGACGGTGGGCGGTAAGTCCGCGAACCTGGGCGAACTGACCCGCGCCGGGTTCCCGGTACCCGCCGCGTTCGCCGTCACCACCGACGCGTACCTCGATGCGATGGGGGCTGCCGGGACACGAACCGAACTGGCCGCCGAGGCGGTGCCCGCGCCCGACATCGACGACGCCACGCTCATCCGCACGTCTGCCGCCCTCGCAGCCCTGGTGACCGAGTCGCCCGTCCCGGACGAGATGCGTGCGGCGATCGTCTCCGCCTACGAACGCCTCGGACCCGATGTCCCCGTCGCGGTGCGGTCGTCGGCTCCGGCGGAGGATGCCTCCGACACGTCGTTCGCCGGGATCCACGAGTCCTACACGAACATCATCGGCGCCGATGCGGTGGTCCGCGCGGTGCAGGCGTGCTGGGCGTCGTTGTGGTCCGAACGTGCCCGTACCTATCGCGGGCTGCGCGGAGTCACCGACGAACCGTCCATCGCGGTGGTCGTGCAGGTGATGGTGAAATCCGAGTCCTCCGGTGTGGCATTCACCGCCGACCCCCGCACCGGCGACCTCGACCGTATCGTGATCGAAGCGGCGCTCGGTCTCGGCGAGGTCGTCGTCGGCGGACAGGTCGAGCCCGACACCTACGTCGTCGCCAAGGACGGCTTCGAAGTGCTCGACGTCCACCTCGGTCACCAGGAGTTCCGGATCGCCTCGACCGACACCGGGGACAGCCGCGTCGCGGTCGATCCCACGCGCAGCACCCGGGTGCTCGACGACGATCAGCTCGGGCGCGTCGCACGGCTGGCCGCAGGAGTGGAACAGCACTACGGACGGCCGCAGGATCTGGAATTCGCGTTCGCGAACAACGAGTTGTGGATCGTGCAGACGCGCCCCATCACCACACTCGACCAGCCGGCAGCTGCCGCCTCGTCCGGCAACGGCGAAGCACGACCGTTGCTGACCGGCCTCGGCGCCGGTCCCGGGACGGCGACCGGGCGCGTACGGGTGCTGCACGAGCTCGTCGACGGGAAGCGCCTGAGCGACGGCGAGATCATCGTGGCGCCCATGACCCGGCCGGACTGGCTGCCGATCCTGCGGCGCGCCGGTGGCATCGTCACCGACGGTGGCGGTATCACCTGCCACGCCGCCATCGTCGGACGTGAACTCGGCAAGCCCGTCGTGGTCGGTGCCCGGACCGCCACCACCGAGCTGCGCGACGGGCAGCTGATCACCGTGGACGGCAACGCCGGGGTGGTGTTCGACGGGGCGGTCCACACGGCCGAGCGGCCTGCGGCGACGACATCCGCACCGGCGACATCGACTGGTGCCGCCGAAACGGTCACGGCCACAGCGATATACGTCAATCTTGCCACCCCCGACGCCGCAGAGGCGGTCGCCGCCACCGATGTCGACGGCGTCGGCCTGCTGCGCGCCGAGTTCATGATCACCGAAGCACTCGCAGGGGAGCACCCCTCGCACATGATCGCGCAGGGCCGTCGCGAGGAATACGTGGAGAAGATGGCGGGAGGCGTCGCGATGATCGCGGCAGCGTTCGCGCCACGCCCGGTGGTCTATCGCGCGATCGATCTGCGCAGCAACGAGTTCGCCGACCTCGAAGGCGGCGAGATCGAACCCCACGAAGAGAACCCGATGATCGGATACCGTGGGTGTTTCCGGTACGTGCGGGATCCGGAACTGTTCGCCCTGGATCTCGATGTGCTACATCGTGTTCGGAGCACGCACCCCAACGTGCACCTGATGATTCCGTTCGTGCGCACCCGCTGGGAACTTCGGGACTGCCTTGCCCAACTCGACCGGCATCCACTCGGATCCGACCAGCGAATGCTGCGCTGGATCATGGCCGAGGTCCCTTCCGTCGTCTACTGGCTGCCGGAGTACGCGAAGCTCGGAATCGACGGCGTGTCGATCGGCAGCAACGACCTCACGCAGTTGATGCTCGGTGTCGATCGGGACTCGGAGGTGTGCAAGGACCTGTTCGACACCCTCGACCCGGCCGTGCTCGACGCGATCGACCACATCATCGAACGGGCCTCGGCCGCGGGACTGACGACGTCGTTGTGCGGGCAGGCCGTGTCGACCAGCACCGATCTGGCCGAGCATCTCGTGCGGCGCGGTATCACCTCGGTGTCGGTCACGCCCGACGCTGCAGCGCAGACGAGACGGACCGTGGCGCGAGCGGAGCAGCGTATCCTGCTCGACCGCGCCCGCAGCGCGGAGGCGTGAATATCGGCGCCCGCTACCCGGTGGGCCTCTCGGCAGGGCGTTGATAGGTCAGATCCCATATCTCGGATCCGAGAGCGATCTGTTTCCAGCCGTCGCTTTCGATCCTCCGAACCAAGCGTCGGACTCGTGTACGGCGGCGGAAAGAGGCAAAAGGCCCCTGTTGTCGTCTGCCGCCCGGTGCTCGGTGTCCGCGCAGCGGCGAAAGCCGGGCGGTACGGGACGTATTCGACTCGGAATGCTCTGTCTGCGCGTCGGAATGCGCGTAACCTCTGCACCGTGTCCACGGCGGTGGCAGTGCATCAGCTCGTCAAGACCTTCGGGAGCACCCATGCGCTCGACGGTCTGGATCTCGAGGTCCGTCCCGGTGAAGTACACGGTTTTCTGGGCCCCAACGGGTCCGGCAAGTCGACGACCATCCGTATTCTCCTCGGATTGCTCCGCGCCGATTCCGGAGACGTGACGGTGCTCGGCGGTGACCCGTGGCGTGAGGCGGTGTCGCTGCACCGCCGGCTCGCCTACGTGCCGGGGGAGGTCAACCTCTGGCCCAATCTGACCGGTGGGGAGGCGATCGATCTCCTGGCCGGACTTCGGGGAGGGCTGGACGAGCTCCGTCGCGCCGAGCTCGTCGAACGATTCGAACTGGATCCGACGAAGAAGGTGCGGACGTATTCACGAGGCAACCGGCAGAAGGTTGCCATCATCGCAGCCCTGGCTTCGAACGTAGAGCTTTTTCTGTTCGACGAACCCACCTCGGGCCTCGACCCGCTCAAGGAGGAGGTCTTCCGGGACTGCGTGCGCGACGCGGTTGCTCTCGGCTGCTCGGTGCTGCTGTCGAGTCACATTCTGGCGGAGGTGGAGGCCCTGTGCGATCGAGTCACCATCATCCGGCGTGGCCGCACCGTCGAGTCCGGCACACTCGGTGAGCTGCGCCATCTGACCCGCACGTCGGTGACCGCCGAAACCGTTCGCCCGGCGGTGGGTCTCGAGACGATCGACGGAGTGCACGATCTGGACGTCCACGGACACACTGTGCGCTTCGAAGTCGATACCAAGAATCTCGAAGCGGTCCTCCGCGAACTCCTCGGGTTCGGTCTTACTTCGCTGACGAGTACGCCGCCCACCCTCGAAGAACTGTTCCTGCGGCATTACGGCGACGAATTGCCGGGGGAGCACAGTCACGCACCCGGCACACGCACCGCACCGCGGTAGAGGAGCCGGAACTGCGATGAGCGCCGCATTCGTCGGAACCGGACACCTGATACGACTTGCCGTGCGCCGCGACCGGGTGCAGCTGCCGATATGGTTGGCAGCGATCACGGTGGTCTACGCCGTCTCGGTCTCGAGCCTCGAAGGTTTGTATCCGACACAGCAGGACCTGCGCGTGCTCGCGGTGAGTTCCGCGGTCTCGCCGGTGGTGCTCGCCACCAACGGTCTGGTCTCGGGGGACAATCTGGGTGCGGTCGTCGCCGCCCAGACGCTGTTGTTCCTGGCACTGGCCGCCGGATTGATGAGCACGCTGGCGGTGGTGCGGCACACACGGCAGAACGAGGAGACCGGTCGCGCGGAACTGGTGGGTGCCAACGTCGTCGGCCGGCGGGCGATGCTCACGGCGGCTCTGACCGTCGCCGCCGGCGCGAACCTGGTACTGGTGGTGCTGCTGACCGTCGTGTCCCTCGCGTTCGGCCTGCCCTCGGACGGATCCGCCGTGCTCGGTGTCGCGACCGGTGCCGCCGGTCTCGCCTTCGCGGCTGTCGCCGCTGTGACCGCCCAGATCGCCGAGGGAGCTCGGGCAGCGAACGGGCTTGCCGGTGCCGCCCTCGGTGCGGCTTTTCTGCTGCGCGCGATCGGTGACAGTGCGGGCACGGTGGATCCGTCCGGTGTTCGCGTCACGAGCATGTGGTTGTCGTGGCTGTCGCCGATCGGGTGGTCCCAGCAGATCCGGCCGTTCGACGCGAACGCGTGGTGGATCCTGCAACTGTTCGCGGTGTTCGCGGTCGTGATGGTCGGACTCGCGTACGTCCTGACGGAACGACGGGATTTCGGTGCCGGGCTGATGCAGTCGCGTCCCGGCCCTGCCCGTGCGGGCGAACGGCTGCCGACGGCCTTCGGTCTCGCTTGGCGGCTGCAACGCACCACGCTGCTGTGGTGGGCCGTCGGTCTCGTGATCCTGGCCGCCACCTACGGCAGCGTCGCCGACGAGATGAACGACTTCCTCGACGAGGGGGGTGGGGTCGCCGACCTGATGAAGCAACTGGGGGGCGGCGCGGAAGCGCTCACCGACGCGTACTTCGCCATGACCTTCCTGATGATGGCCTTGTTGACGAGCGGCTATGCGGTGCAGTCGATTCTGCGGTTGCACGGTGAGGAGACCTCCGGCCGTGTCGAATCGGTGCTCACCACCGCACTGGGGCGGGTGCCGTGGGTGCTCACCCATCTCGTGGTCGTAGTGATCGGTGTGCTGATACTGCAGCTACTCGTGGGGATCGTGCTGGCACTGACCTACGGTGCGGCGATCGGCGACATCACCGGTCCGTCGGCCGATCTGCTTCCGGCGGCACTGGTGTACGTGCCGGCGATCGCGCTGGTCGCAGCCACGGCCGTGCTGTGCGTCGGGGCGATACCGCGTCACGGTGCGGCCGTCGCATGGGGAGTCTTCGCGGTCTGGCTGCTCATCGGGCAGCTCGGCGTACTGCTCGATCTCCCGCAATTCGTGCTCGACCTGTCGCCCTTCACCCACGTACCGGCGCTCCCGGCGGCGCCGTTGCGGATCCTGCCGCTCGCTGTCCTGACGGTGCTTGCGGCAGCCATTGCCGCGGCGGGGGTGTTCGCGATGCGCCGCCGCGATCTCGTCCTCCACTGACGTCTAGGGGACGACCATCACCGGGCAGGTCACCGTGTGCAGCAGCGCCCAGGTGGTCGAACCCAACAGCAGATTCGGGAATCCTCCTCGTCCGCGGCGGCCGAGAACCAGCAACTGCGCGTCGGCCGCGTGCGACGCCAGATAATGGGAAGGCTGGTCCAGCACGACCACCGGGTGCACCGTGACGTCGGGGAACTCCTCACCGTGCCCGGAGAGGCTCTCCGACAACAACGCCCGCTCACGGTTCTCGACACTGTCCCAGTCGATCCTGAAACGGAAGGGCGCCCGTACGTCGAGATCGGACCAGGCGTGAACGGCCACGAGCTCGGTGTCGCGCAACGCTGCCTCCTCGAACGCCGCGGTGATGGCGCGGGAGCTGTGCTCCGAACCGTCGACGCCGACCACGACCGGCCCGGAGATGTCGTTGATCTCGACGTGCGGCAGGTCGCGCACGACCACCGCAGGAGCATGCGTGTGCGTCACCAGTGCCGTGCTGACCGACCCGAATCGCTCCCATCCGAACCGGTTGTAGCCGGCACCGACGACCACCATCGACGCCGACTTCGAGCGGTCGATCAACTCGAGGGACGGAGAACCGGTGCACAGACGGGTTTCGATGTCGAGCTCACGATCGGGCACCGCGCGGCGCGCATACTCGGCGGCGTCGAGAAGTAGCTCACGTCCTTCGGACTCTTCCTGTTCGAAGAAGCCGGCGGGCATACCGATGGGAACACCGAAGGTGTTGCGGACCGACACCGTGGTGACCAGTGCCAGCGAAAGGCGGCGGCGGTCGGCTTCGCGTGCCGCCCAGGCCACGGCCTGGAGGGACGCTTTCGACCCGTCGACTCCGACGACGACGGAGCGATGTGCGGACATGGCGATCACCTCGGGTATGTCCGGGCTACTGGGCAATGTCAGTACACGCTCGTATCCCTCGGTCGCACTAGAGTCGACGGTCCCGAGTCGATCGGAGCGGGTGACCAAAGGCCCTCGTGTGCCGCCGGGTCGATGTTCACACTGAGAACTGCGAAGGCATCGACTGCCACCACGTCCGAAAGGCCTGTCATGTCCGTCTTGGTCGGCTACGCGACCGCCGGAGGATCGACGCGCGGGATCGCCGAGCGCATCGCTGCGGGGTTGGAGCGTGGCGGTGCGGTGGAGCTTCGAACGTTGACCGAGGTCGACTCGGTTCGGAAGTACGAGGTGCTGATCCTCGGCAGCGCGATCCACAACGGCCAATGGCTGCCCGAGGCCACCGCAGCCGTCGACCGGTTTCGTGGGGAACTCGGTGGGCGGGCTCTGTGGGTCTTCTCGGTCTCGTCGGTCGGGGCGACGAGCACGACCCTGTCGCCCCGGCTCGCGAGACGTCTGCGCCGGATGACTCCCGAACCACGGGCGGTGCAGGCTCTCCGCTCGTCCGCGGACGTGCGCGACCACCGGTTCTTCGCAGGCGCCATCGCCCCCGGAGATTGGCCGGGGATGGGACGGATCGTCTTCCGGCTGATGGGCGGACACTACGGTGACGCCCGCGACTGGGACGACATCGATGCGTGGACGGGACGGATCCGGGCAGGACTCGTCGAGAACACGCCGTGATCAGGCTGGGCCGGTGCCGGCCGGGCCTGTCGACGATGTGACGGTGCTCGGTTCGACGGGTTCGCGTGGGCCCTGGTCGAACCGGAACGGCGGGTACTCGTCGCGCATCAGCGCGGCATACGCCCAGACCCGGAACAGCCACCGGTCGATGCCCATCACGAAATCGAACAACCCCCGCGGGTAGGTGCCGGTGAACAGCACCGCCACCGCGGCGAAGAACACAAGGACGCCCAGCAGCGAGCCGAAGGCCCAGCTGCCGTTGCCGGCCGGATTGTCGTTCCCGTCGCCGGTCGCGACGCCGACGCTCCACCCGCCGACCAGCACCGCCAGCACGATGTAGTGAGGGATCGCAAGCAGCCACCACTTGATCAACACCAACCCCCGGGAGAGCCGCTCGGGATACTCGACGTCGAAGTCCGCCGGATAGTCCGTGCGGTGGAGACCGAACGGCGGGTACCTGTCGGTGCCCAGCGCCGAGTAGGTGTAGAAGGCGACCCGCCAGGTCCACCGCAGCACACCGACGCCGAAATCGAACAGTGCGCGTGGATAACGACCGGTGAACAGGATCGCGAATCCGGCCGCGATCGTCGTCACGAGAAAGGCTGTGTGCAGGAAGAACAGCACGATGAAATGAGGTATCGCAGCGGCCCACTTGACCAGCCACAGCCACCGCGAGATCGGTTCGTCCAGGTCGCCGCGCAGATGTACCGGATACGGCGCTGCAGGTGTGGGCGACGGCGAGGTGGCTGCGACGGTTGTTCCGATCCCCGGCGCGGACACCGGACCCGGTGGAGGAGGCCCGTGCCGACCGAGCCCGACGGCACCGACGAGCACCAACGGCACGCCGACGACGAGGAGTACCAGACCGAGAATGAGCAGCGCGAGCACGGCCGGTCCGAGCAGATCGATGTGGATTCCGGCCTGTACATCCACGCCGATCCCCGCGGACCCGTCGGCGTTCATGACCACGACCGTCCACGTGCCGTCGCGTAGATCCCACTCCAGTTGCCGTGTTCCTGTCCCTTCCGCGGATGCGACCCAGAACTGCTGTGCCGCCGGTGCAGTCGGGACGTTGCCACCGGGAACGTCTTGGTACGTGACATCGAACGGTTCGAACCGCAGGTCGGTCACCACGGTATGGGCGACACCCGACAGATAGGACTCGACGTCCTCGACCGGAGCTATGCCGACGAACACTGCCTGTGTGGGATCGGTTGCGGTGGCACGCACCAGCAGTCGGCCGATGTCCTCGCCGCGCAGGCCCGACGGAGTCTGGTCGTCGGTGACCAGGTCGAGTCGTTCGGAGACCAGCGCGTGTGTCTGTGTCCGGAAGGTCTCCGTGGGCCCGGTGAGGAATCCGCCGTCGCGCTGGAGGACGACGAACCATCCCAGCACGAGCGCTCCGACTGCAGCAGCGGCGCCGAGGAGCGCGAGGAGAGTTCCGACGATCAGCATGATCACTCTGCCGACGTTCATCGATCCGTCCTCCGGACAATCGTGGCGGCCCTCGACGTGCGATTCGTACACGATAGCTGTCGTTCGGGACCGATTTCCAGCGTCGCTCGGTCGCCGCGTCCCAGGTGGACGTGCCTGTCCGGCTTCTCGCCCGGTGTACGAGAAGCCGGACAGGGTCAGAGCGCGAGTTCCGCGCGGGCGCGGCTCAGCCAATCCATCGCGGCCCGCGGGTCGTCCACTGTTCCTCCGCCGAAGCCGAGCACGAGACCGCGTCGCAACTCCTCGAACGTGCGGACCGGCCAACCACCCATCTCGTATCCGGAGTCCTGGATCCGGGTGACGAGGTCGTCGGTCAGCCCGTTCCAGCCGCAGTAGAACGCATCCGCGTCGATGTCGGCGAGGACCTGTTCGATGCCGGTGGGGTGGCGTTCGGCGTCGGGACAGCCGTGCGTGATCAGCCCCCGGGAGATGTGCGGCGCGAGCGTGAGCATCCGGCGCAGGGCCTCCGGCGAGAAGCTCGTGAAGCGGATTCGTGAGGCGTCCTCCGGGCGGTCCTCGACCACCGCGGCGATCGCCTCGCACGCCTCGACAGCCTTGATCTCGACCTGCAGGAACACATTTGTGGCGTCGAGGACCTCGGTCAGGGTGGGCACGTGGCGGCCCTCGCCGACGTCGACGGCCCGGATGCGCTCGTAGGGAAGTTCCGCGACAGGACCGAGCCCGTGGCCCGACGGGTCGGCGGCGGTGCGATCGAGGGTCGCATCATGCACCACGATCGGTACACCGTCCGAGGACAGTCGCACGTCGAACTCGAGTTCGTGGACACCGATCTCCTCGGCGAGCAGGAACGATTCGATCGTGTTCTCGGGGGACAGGTCCTTGGCGCCGCGGTGCCCGACGACGTGGTAGGTGCCGCGGCGGGGGGTCGATTCGGTGGTGGCCATCAGGCGACGAGCTCCTCGTACTGCTTGCGGATGTCTTCTGTGTCGCGCCGGATCACCGTCGCGGCCGCGGCGAGCGCGGCGGCCGGATCGGCGTTCTCGGTGTAGAGCTTCTGGATCACGGTGCGCATCTCGAGGATGGTCGAGGACACGTAGCGGCGGACGGCATCGGGCTGGCGGGCGCGGTCGAGTTGTTCCACGGCGAGACCGTAGTTCGGATTCTCGGCGATGCGGCTCGTGACGATCGGGGACGTCGTGGCCCCCTTCGTCGCCGGCAGGTATCCGGTGCCGACCGCCCATTCTGCTGCCTCGTCGTCGCCGGCGAGGAATTCGATCACCTTGGCCGCGGCGGCCTTCCGTTCCGGGTCGGCCTGCTTGAGAATGCCGAGTCCGGCACCGCCGGTGGGTACACCGGTGTCCTGTGCGACGGGAAGGAAACCGGCTCCGAGCTCGAACCCGGCCGCGTCGGCGCCCTTCGTCAGACCGGTCAGCGAACCCGTCGAGTTGCAGACGGTGGCCACGAGCCCGTTCGTGAAGTCGGTGTTCATCTCCTGCGCGAGATAACCGATCCGGTCGTCGTTGACACAGGCGCGGTCGAACTCGGCGGCGGCGATCGACGCGGCGGCGTCCACGGTGACATCGAGCCCGTCGGAGATCGAGCCGCCGAAATTCCACAGCAGCCCTTGCATGTACCAGTCGTCGGCGCCGGTATAGGCGCGCATCATCAGTTTGTTTCCGCGGTAGTCGCGGCCGGTGAT harbors:
- a CDS encoding ABC transporter substrate-binding protein; its protein translation is MFPSIRRNTAPVPSLSRRRFLTVAGIAAASVPILAACGSPAGGSSGSFGQPDVDPPGEFAGRTNVVFWSGWAGTNGEVLAALIRRFNESQNDIYVEIQQFQGYDGLTEKLSAGLQARQIPDLAIFSDVSWNKFFLSGHLEPMDGYFTDTWNADTYHDRLFQEGVVRGEAFWVPFGRSTPLFYYNKEIFADAGLPDRAPETWDEFREWGNRITGRDYRGNKLMMRAYTGADDWYMQGLLWNFGGSISDGLDVTVDAAASIAAAEFDRACVNDDRIGYLAQEMNTDFTNGLVATVCNSTGSLTGLTKGADAAGFELGAGFLPVAQDTGVPTGGAGLGILKQADPERKAAAAKVIEFLAGDDEAAEWAVGTGYLPATKGATTSPIVTSRIAENPNYGLAVEQLDRARQPDAVRRYVSSTILEMRTVIQKLYTENADPAAALAAAATVIRRDTEDIRKQYEELVA